One Mycobacterium paraseoulense genomic window, TGAACGCCGGGATTCCGATGGTGAACCACGCGGCGATGGTGACGTGGATCGGCTGGAACGGGTACAGCAAGGGGTCGGCCTTGAGGGGCTTGGCGAACAGACATTCGGTGCCGACCAGCAGCGCCAGCAGCACCGAGTAGACGGTCTTGGTCAAGAACAGGTTGGCGACCCGCTCGATGTTGCCGATCACCCGACGGCCCTCGCCGACGACATACGGAAGGGTGGCGAACTTATTGTCCAGCAACACGATCTGTGCGACGGCTCGCGACGCCGGGCTGCCGGCGCCCATCGCGACGCCGATGTCGGCATCTTTGAGCGCCAGCACGTCGTTGACGCCGTCACCGGTCATCGCGACGGTGTGCCCGTGCGCCTGCAGGGCGTGCACGATCGCCCGCTTCTGGTCGGGCCGCACCCGGCCGAAGGTGGTGTAGGTGTCCAGCGCGTCGGCCAATTGCGCGGCGTCCGACGGCAGCCGGCGCGCGTCCATCGTCTCGCCGTGCAGCCCGAGCTTTCCGGCGACCGCGCCGACCGACACCGCGTTGTCGCCGGAGATCACCTTCACCGAAACACCTTGCTCGGCAAAGTAATCCAGCGTTTGCGCGGCATCCGGGCGCACCCTCTGCTCGAGGACCACCAGCGCGACGGGCGTGACGCGGCCCGGCGCGTCCGGGTGGTCGACGGCCACGTCACCGGTGCCCACGAGCAGCACCCGCAACCCCTGCGCACCGATCCGCTCGGCTTGTTCGGCCGCCGCCGACGCCGGCTCGAGCAGCACGTCCGGCGCCCCGATCACCCAGTTGCCGTGCTCGCCGAAGGACACCCCGCTCCACTTGGTGGCCGACTTGAAAGGCGCTGTCGCCGTGGTGATCCAGTCGGGTGGCCGTTGATAGGTCTCGGCGATCGCCTGCATGCTGGCGTTGGGTCGCGGATCGGCGGCGGCCAGCGCCGCCAGCGCGTCGGTGACCGTGTGCCGCCGTGCCGCTTCGAGTTCCTCGACACCCGCGACGCGCATGCCATTTTCGGTCAGGGTGCCCGTCTTGTCCGCGCACACCACGTCGACCCGGGCGAGCCCCTCGATGGCGGGCAGCTCCTGCACCAGGCACCGACGCTGGCCGAGCCGGATCACCCCGACGGCGAACGCGACCGACGTCAGCAGCACCAGACCTTCGGGCACCATCGGCACCAGCGCACCCACCGTCCGCAGCACCGACTGCCGCCAGCCGGCGTGGGTGGTGAACATTTGGGTGTAGATCGTCAGCAGACCGGCCGGCACCAGCAGGTAGGTGATGAACTGCAGGATCCGGTTGATGCCGTTGCGCAGTTCGGATTTGACCAGGGTGAACTTGCTGGCCTCCTCGGCGAGCCTGGCGGCGTAGGCCTGCGGCCCGACCTTCGTGGCGCGGTAGGCGCCCGTCCCGGCGACGACGAAGCTGCCCGACATCACCGCATCACCGACGGCCTTACCGACCGGGTCGGCCTCCCCGGTGAGCAGCGACTCGTCGACCTCCAGGCTCGTCTCCTCGACGATCTGGCCGTCGACCACGACTTGGTCGCCCGGCCCCAGTTCGATGATGTCGTCGAGCACCACTTCGGCAGGCAACCGGGTTCGCGTGCCGGAATGCCTGCGCACCAACGGTTTCGCCTGCCCCACGATGGCCAACGCGTCCAGTGTCCGTTTGGCCCGGATTTCCTGGACCATGCCGATGACGCTGTTGGCCACGATGAGCAGGCCGAACATCCCGTTGATCAGCGAGCCCGTCGAGAGCACGATCAGCAGCAACACCCCCAGGATCGCGTTGATCCGGGTGAAGACGTTGGCCCGCACGATGTCCGGGATGCTGCGGGTGGCGCGCTCCCGGACCGCGTTGCTCTGGCCTGCGGCGACTCGCTGCGCAACCTCGGCGTCGGTCAGTCCGGCGATCATCGGGTGAACGTTCCCAACTTGTCCGAGTCGTAGTACTCAAGGTTCAAGGTAGTGGCCGGCGAACCGGAAAACGTCGCTTTGGAAATCGTTCCGGGTGGGGCGTTTTCGTCGGTCAACCCGAAGGTGAAGGTGTCACCGTCCCAGTGCGTCAGCGTGACCGTCCGGTTCTTCGGGCCCATCGCCAGCTGCAGTGAGCCGTCGTGTTCGGTGATGACGGCCGGGCCCCAGTAGTCGCTGGCGTAGACGCCGACGTAATCGCCGAGTGGCCTGGCCGGGGCGGGGTTGGCGGGTGGCTGCTTGCCGACCAGCGAGCCCTCCGGATTGTTCAGCCAGCCGATCGCCTTCTGGTACAAGGCTCCCCAGTCCTCGCGGATTTGGCCGTACTGAACGAGCTCCATGAATTCGGCTGTCAGCGTCTCGGGGATGCCGTAGGGCGCGCCGTTCGTCAGCGCGATGATGCCCAGGTCCTCCGAGGGCATGACCACGAAGTTCGTCGCGGCCCCGAGAGCGAAGGCGCCGGAATGGCTGTATTCGGTGCGCCCCGAGGAATCCACCGAGGCGTTGAACCCGTATCCGTAGAACCCGGTGCGCGCCTTGGGTGTGGTCGCGGGCGCCGAAACCATCTGCGGGCTGGTAGCGGGCAGCAGGGCCTCCGGTGAGGCGATCCGCCGGCCGTCGTAAGTTCCGTTGCCCAGCAACATCATCAACCAGCGGGCCATGTCGTTGACTGAGGAGCTCACACCGCCGGCGGGCGACTGCGGGTCCGGGTCCCGCTGAAATCGGGCCTCCCACTTGCCGGCCGTCTTGACGTGGTTGACCGCACGGTTGGGCCTGGCGAGGAAGTCGGTGAAGCGCGAACTGGTCGACGTCATTCCCAGCGGGCGGTAGAGCGCCTCGTCGGACAGGTCCTCCCACGACTTGCCCGAGGCGGCGGCCACCGCCTCGGCGGCGGCGGTCACGCCATAGTTGGTGTAGGCATAGCTGATCCGAAAGGGCCGCAGCGGCAGGTACTTCAGCCGTTCGAGCGTCTGGCGGCGGTCGTAGCCCAGGTCTTCCAGTTTGTCACCGGCGTGGTCGGGCAACCCGGAGCGATGCGAATACAGGTCGCCGATGCTGACATGGCTGGTGACGTAGGGATCGCCGAGGGTGAACCACGGCAGCTTGGACGCCACCGGGGTGTCCCATGCCACGACGTTGTCGCTGACCTCGTGCGCGACCACCGTCGAGCCGACCGATTTGGATACCGAGGCCAGCTGGAAGACCGTGTCGGCGTCCACCCTGTTGTCCTGCCCCTGCCCCTTGCTGGCGTCCTTGACGCCGAATCCCTTGGCGTACAGCACCTTTCCCCCGTGCACGATGGCGACGGCCATTCCCGGGACGCCGGTGCTCTTCATCAGGTCGCCAACCAGACCGTCGACCTTTGCGAGAGCCTCGTCGATGCGCCCGGCGGGGATCGTCACACCCGACACCTCGTTGGGCGGTGCATCGGAGAGCGCGGGCGGGCTGGAGACCGGTTGCGCGGGCCCACATCCGGTCATGCCCAGCAGCACGGTGACAGCGGCCGCGGCCGCGCGTTTCGTCATGGCGGAACTCTAGCCCGCGACGGGTGCCAGGCCCCGGATCAGAGCCGCCACCAGGGGTTCGATTTCCCCGGGGCGGTCGGGTCGATGCGTTGGCCGGGGGCGGGCACCGTCACCGCGACCCGTGCCGGCGCCGCGGCGGCAAGCAGCCGTTCGACCGGCTCGGCCCACGGGTGCGGGGCCAGCCGGAAGGTGCCCCAGTGGATCGGCACGAGCAGCCCTGAGTCGGTGAGGTCCAGATGCGCCCGGACCGCTTCCTCGGGGTTCATGTGGACGTCCGGCCACGCGGTGTTGTAGGCGCCGACGGGCAGCAGGGTCAGATCGAACGGTCCGTGGTCGGCGCCGATCTGTGCGAAGCTCTGGGTGTAGCCGGTGTCGCCGCCGAAATACGCCCGGTGGTTCGGGCCCATGACCGCCCACGACGCCCACAGGGTCGTGTTGCGGTCCAGGAATCGGCCCGAAAAATGCCGGGCCGGAAGGCAAGTCACGATGAGCTCGTCCACCCGGCCGCTCTGATGCCAGTCGAGCTCGACGATGCGATGCTCCGGTATCCCCCACGCGCGCAGGTGCGCGCCGACACCGAGCGGCACGAAGAACGGCGCCCGCTGCGTACGGGCCAACGCCAGCACGGTGTCGATATCGAGGTGGTCGTAGTGGTCGTGGCTGACCACCACCGCGTCGACGGCGGGCAGCCCTTCCAGTGGCACCGGCGGCGGGTGCAGCCGCTGCGGCCCCACGATGTCCGACGGTGAGCAGCGATTACTCCACACCGGGTCGGTGAGCACCCGGTAACCGTCGATTTCCAGCAGCGCGGTGGAGTGGCCGAACCAACTGACGGCGAGCCGGCGGGGATCGCCGTCGAAGAGCGCGGGCGCGGCCAACGGGATCGGCGCCGCCGGCCGGCTCACGCCGCGGTTACCGATCAGGTCCCACGCGACCAGCCGCATCTCCTCGCGATCCATCGTGAAATCGGAGCCGGGGTCGAGGTTGACGAAGACGCCGTCGCGGTAATTCGGCGATCCCTGCGTTACCGCCCTGATCGCGGCGGGGTGGGCACCGAGGGCCGCAGGCGCGCCGTGCAGCGCCCGGACCACCCAGCTGCCGGCCGCCAGCGACGCCGTGCCGGCGGCCAGCCGCAGCGCCCCCCGCAGCATGGCTCTCAGGCCCCCTGGAACTTCGGCGGTCGCTTCTCGATGCGGGCGACCTGGGCTTCGATGACGTCCTGACTGCCCCAGGCCTTGTCGAAGAGCTCCTTGTGCACGGGCCAGGGCTCCTCGATGGAACCGTCGTCGTTGAGGACCCGCTTCGCGTGCTGAATCGCCAGTGGCGCCAGGCCGGCGATCTCGGCCGCCCAGGCCTGCGCGTCGGCGAGCGTGCCTGCGCGGTTGGCCAGGCCGGTCTGCAGCGCCACCTCGGCGGTCAGCTTCTCGGCGGCCAGCAGCATCGCGCGCGCACGGCCGTGACCGACCAGCGACGCCAACCGCCGAATACTCCAGTTATCAAGCGCCAGACCGTATTTCGCCGTCGGAAACTGGAAAAAGGCCTCCGGCGCGACAACCCGCAGATCGCATTGCATGGCCAGCTGCAGCCCGGCGCCGATGGCGGGACCGTTGATGGCGCCGATCACCGGTATCGGCGTGGCGTCCAGGACTTTGTGCAACTCGACGAGCCGGTCGGGATAGTCGGCGGCGAAGGCGTCGCCGCTGAGGTCGGCGCCGGCGCAGAACACGGTGCCCTGGCCGGTCAGGACGATCGCGCGGGTCGCCCCGTCGCCCGCCTTCAGCACGGCCTCCCGCAGCTCCTCGACCAGCTGCGAATTCAGGGCGTTGCGGCGCTCGGGACGCTGCAACTCGATGGTCAGCACGGCTTCGGCCTGGGTAACACCGATCATGGCTGCCACCCTATATAGCCTCGTCTCGTGAGTCGTATTACGGCTGCTCAGCTGCGCGACGCGGTGCTCGACGAGGGCTCCTTCATCCGATGGGACAGCGAGCCGCTCGCCGTGCCGGTCAGCGAGGAATATTCCCGGGAGCTGGCCGACGCGCGGGCAGCCAGCGGCCTCGACGAATCGGTGCTGACCGGCGAGGGCCGGATCGTCGGGCGCCGGGTGGCGGTGGTGGTCTGCGAGTTCGGCTTCCTGGGCGGCTCGATCGGGGTGGCGGCCGCCGAACGGATCACCGCGGCGGTGCAGCGGGCGACCGCCGAACGCCTGCCGCTGCTGGCCTCGCCGAGCTCCGGTGGCACCCGCATGCAGGAGGGCACGGTCGCCTTCCTGCAGATGGTGAAGATCGCCGCCGCCGTCCGGCTGCACACGCAGGCCCACCTGCCCTACCTCGTCTACCTGCGCAACCCGACCACTGGCGGGGTGTTCGCGTCGTGGGGATCGCTGGGCCACGTCACGGTCGCCGAGCCGGGCGCCCTCATCGGCTTCCTCGGGCCGCGGGTGTACCGGCTGCTCTACGGCGAACCCTTCCCCGAAGGCATCCAGACGGCCGAGAACCTGCAGCGCCACGGCGTGCTCGACGACGTCGTTCCGCTCGACGGGCTGCGGCGGATGCTCGACCGCGCGCTGACGGTCATCGCCGACCCGCCCGGGCCCCTGCCCGCGGCGACCCCGCCCGAACCGGTGCCCGACGTCCCGGCGTGGGATTCGGTGGTGGCGTCGCGACGCCCGGACCGGCCCGGTGTCGGGCTGTTGCTGCGCCACGGCACGACCGGCCGGGTGCTGTTGTCGGGGACCGGGCACGGAGATGCGGCGACCACCCTGCTGGCGCTGGCCCGCTTCGCCGGCCAGCCCGCGGTGGTGCTGGGGCAGCAGCGGGTGACGGGTGGGATGGTGGGCCCCGCGTCGCTGCGCGAGGCCCGGCGGGGCATGGCGCTGGCGGCTGAGCTGCGGCTGCCCCTGGTGTTGGTGATCGACACGGCCGGCCCGGCGCTGTCGGCCGAGGCCGAACAGGGCGGGCTGGCCGGCCAGATCGCCCGGTGCCTGGCCGAGCTGGTGACGCTGGACACCCCGACGGTCTCGGTACTGCTCGGACAGGGCAGCGGCGGGCCCGCGCTGGCGATGGTGCCCGCGGACCGGGTGCTGTGCGCGCTGCACGGGTGGCTGGCTCCGCTCCCGCCGGAGGGCGCGAGCGCGATCGTCTTCCGCGACACCGCGCACGCCGCCGAACTCGCTGCGGCGCAGGGCATCCGGTCGGCGGACCTGCTGGCGTCGGGCATCGTCGACGCCATTGTGCCGGAGCATCCCGACGCGGCCGACGAGCCGGTCGAGTTCTGCCAGCGACTCTCGCGCGCCATCGCCGCCGAGGTGCACGGGCTGCGTGCGCTGCCCGCCGACGAGCGCCTGGCCACCCGGTTGCAGCGCTACCGCCGCATCGGCGTGCCGTGACCCGTCGCCGCGTAGAGCGTGACCGCGGTTGGGGTCTCGCGCGTCACCCCTCGGGCAGCCCGAGGTAGCGCTGAATGGTCGGGCCGAGCCAGTCGACGATCTCGTCGCGGGTCATCTCCACGACCGGCGGCAGCCGTAACACGAAGCGGCACAGCGCCATCCCCAGGATCTGCGTGGCGATGAGACCGCCCCGCACACCGACTTCCGCCGCCGGCACGAGTGAGCTCACCAGCGGCCGGATCTGGTTCCCGAAGATCTCGTGCATCCGTTGCGCCGCTTCGCCGTTGGTGGCGCTGGACCGCAGCAGGATCACCAGCGCCTCGTCGCCCTCCCAGCGTTCGAGGAAGTGCCGCACCAGCGACCGCCCGACCTGCGTCGGGTCGGCCGCGGCGAAGTCGGGAAACCGCAGGTCGAACTCGGCCGCCGCGGCGAACAACTTGTCCTTGCTGCCGTAGTACCGCATGACCATCGCCGGGTCGATCCCCGCGTCTGCGGCGATGGCCCGGATCGTCGCGCCCTGGAAGCCGACCGCGCCGAACCGCTCGCGCGCCGCCGCCAGGATCGCCGCCTTGGTTTCGTCGGACGACCGTCTCATGCCAACAATTGTAGGCCAACAACTGTAGGCCAACAACTGTTGACATAGCGCGAGCGGCGCGCCAGCATGGAGTTATGCCAACAAGCGTTGACTAACCCTTAGGGAGAGGAGCCCGCCATGAAAGACACCGACGTCCTGGTGGTCGGCGCAGGTCCTACCGGCCTGACGCTCGCCGCCGCACTGCTCGTCCGCGGGATTCGGGTGACTCTGGTCGACCAGGTGGCTGAAGGCGCGAACACCTCGCGCGCCGCCGCCGTCAACGCCCGCACCCTCGAGGTGCTCGGAGAGCTCGATGTGGCCCGGCGCATGGTCAAGGCGGGCCTGATCGCGCCGCGATTCACCATGCGGGAGGGCCGGCGCATCCTGTTCCCCGTCGACTTCAGCGAGCTCCCGACCGAGCACCCCTACACCCTGATGCTCTCCCAGGCCGACACCGAGCGGCTGCTGCTCGAGCGACTCCACGAGCTGGGCGGTGAGGTCGTGCGGCCCAAGGCGCTGCACCGCGTCACCCAGGACGCCAACGGCGTGACGGCGACGTTCGACGATGGCGACACCGTCAGGGCCCGCTACGCCGTCGGGGCGGACGGCATGCACAGCACGGTTCGGACGGAAGCCGGAATCGGCTTCGCGGGTGGGGAATTCGCCGAGTCGTTCACGCTCGCCGACGTGCGGGTGACCGGCGAGGCGCCCCGCGACGAGGTGATCCTGTTCTACGCCAAAGACGGCCTGACGGTGCTGGCGCCGCTGCCCGGCGACATCTTCCGCGTCGTCGCGCCGACCGCCGACGCGCCGCAGCTGCCGTCGGTGCAATTCGTGCAGGCGCTGCTGGACACCCGGGGCTTCGGGGCGGGGCGGACGGTCGTCACCGAACTGGTGTGGGGGTCGCGGTTCCACATCCATCACCGCGTCGCCGACAGCTACCGGGCGGGCCGCCTGTTACTGGCAGGCGACGCGGCCCATGTGCACAGCCCGGCCGGCGGCCAAGGCATGAACCTCGGGATCACCGACGCGGTGGCGCTGGCCGACGCGCTCACCGAGGTCCTGCACGGCGGCCCGGATGCCGCGCTGGACGCCTACAGCGCCGCGCAGCGCCGACGAGCCGAGCGGGT contains:
- a CDS encoding cation-translocating P-type ATPase — encoded protein: MIAGLTDAEVAQRVAAGQSNAVRERATRSIPDIVRANVFTRINAILGVLLLIVLSTGSLINGMFGLLIVANSVIGMVQEIRAKRTLDALAIVGQAKPLVRRHSGTRTRLPAEVVLDDIIELGPGDQVVVDGQIVEETSLEVDESLLTGEADPVGKAVGDAVMSGSFVVAGTGAYRATKVGPQAYAARLAEEASKFTLVKSELRNGINRILQFITYLLVPAGLLTIYTQMFTTHAGWRQSVLRTVGALVPMVPEGLVLLTSVAFAVGVIRLGQRRCLVQELPAIEGLARVDVVCADKTGTLTENGMRVAGVEELEAARRHTVTDALAALAAADPRPNASMQAIAETYQRPPDWITTATAPFKSATKWSGVSFGEHGNWVIGAPDVLLEPASAAAEQAERIGAQGLRVLLVGTGDVAVDHPDAPGRVTPVALVVLEQRVRPDAAQTLDYFAEQGVSVKVISGDNAVSVGAVAGKLGLHGETMDARRLPSDAAQLADALDTYTTFGRVRPDQKRAIVHALQAHGHTVAMTGDGVNDVLALKDADIGVAMGAGSPASRAVAQIVLLDNKFATLPYVVGEGRRVIGNIERVANLFLTKTVYSVLLALLVGTECLFAKPLKADPLLYPFQPIHVTIAAWFTIGIPAFILSLAPNNERANPGFVRRVLSSALPSGLIVGTATFASYLLAYHGRHATFQQQEQASTAALITLLMTALWVLAVVARPYQWWRIALVAGSGLAYVVIFSLPLARKAFLLDPSNVAVTSAAVGVGVLGAAAVEAMWWIRARILGVHPRLWR
- a CDS encoding serine hydrolase encodes the protein MTKRAAAAAVTVLLGMTGCGPAQPVSSPPALSDAPPNEVSGVTIPAGRIDEALAKVDGLVGDLMKSTGVPGMAVAIVHGGKVLYAKGFGVKDASKGQGQDNRVDADTVFQLASVSKSVGSTVVAHEVSDNVVAWDTPVASKLPWFTLGDPYVTSHVSIGDLYSHRSGLPDHAGDKLEDLGYDRRQTLERLKYLPLRPFRISYAYTNYGVTAAAEAVAAASGKSWEDLSDEALYRPLGMTSTSSRFTDFLARPNRAVNHVKTAGKWEARFQRDPDPQSPAGGVSSSVNDMARWLMMLLGNGTYDGRRIASPEALLPATSPQMVSAPATTPKARTGFYGYGFNASVDSSGRTEYSHSGAFALGAATNFVVMPSEDLGIIALTNGAPYGIPETLTAEFMELVQYGQIREDWGALYQKAIGWLNNPEGSLVGKQPPANPAPARPLGDYVGVYASDYWGPAVITEHDGSLQLAMGPKNRTVTLTHWDGDTFTFGLTDENAPPGTISKATFSGSPATTLNLEYYDSDKLGTFTR
- a CDS encoding MBL fold metallo-hydrolase, producing the protein MLRGALRLAAGTASLAAGSWVVRALHGAPAALGAHPAAIRAVTQGSPNYRDGVFVNLDPGSDFTMDREEMRLVAWDLIGNRGVSRPAAPIPLAAPALFDGDPRRLAVSWFGHSTALLEIDGYRVLTDPVWSNRCSPSDIVGPQRLHPPPVPLEGLPAVDAVVVSHDHYDHLDIDTVLALARTQRAPFFVPLGVGAHLRAWGIPEHRIVELDWHQSGRVDELIVTCLPARHFSGRFLDRNTTLWASWAVMGPNHRAYFGGDTGYTQSFAQIGADHGPFDLTLLPVGAYNTAWPDVHMNPEEAVRAHLDLTDSGLLVPIHWGTFRLAPHPWAEPVERLLAAAAPARVAVTVPAPGQRIDPTAPGKSNPWWRL
- a CDS encoding enoyl-CoA hydratase, whose protein sequence is MIGVTQAEAVLTIELQRPERRNALNSQLVEELREAVLKAGDGATRAIVLTGQGTVFCAGADLSGDAFAADYPDRLVELHKVLDATPIPVIGAINGPAIGAGLQLAMQCDLRVVAPEAFFQFPTAKYGLALDNWSIRRLASLVGHGRARAMLLAAEKLTAEVALQTGLANRAGTLADAQAWAAEIAGLAPLAIQHAKRVLNDDGSIEEPWPVHKELFDKAWGSQDVIEAQVARIEKRPPKFQGA
- a CDS encoding acetyl-coenzyme A carboxylase carboxyl transferase subunits beta/alpha, which codes for MSRITAAQLRDAVLDEGSFIRWDSEPLAVPVSEEYSRELADARAASGLDESVLTGEGRIVGRRVAVVVCEFGFLGGSIGVAAAERITAAVQRATAERLPLLASPSSGGTRMQEGTVAFLQMVKIAAAVRLHTQAHLPYLVYLRNPTTGGVFASWGSLGHVTVAEPGALIGFLGPRVYRLLYGEPFPEGIQTAENLQRHGVLDDVVPLDGLRRMLDRALTVIADPPGPLPAATPPEPVPDVPAWDSVVASRRPDRPGVGLLLRHGTTGRVLLSGTGHGDAATTLLALARFAGQPAVVLGQQRVTGGMVGPASLREARRGMALAAELRLPLVLVIDTAGPALSAEAEQGGLAGQIARCLAELVTLDTPTVSVLLGQGSGGPALAMVPADRVLCALHGWLAPLPPEGASAIVFRDTAHAAELAAAQGIRSADLLASGIVDAIVPEHPDAADEPVEFCQRLSRAIAAEVHGLRALPADERLATRLQRYRRIGVP
- a CDS encoding TetR/AcrR family transcriptional regulator — protein: MRRSSDETKAAILAAARERFGAVGFQGATIRAIAADAGIDPAMVMRYYGSKDKLFAAAAEFDLRFPDFAAADPTQVGRSLVRHFLERWEGDEALVILLRSSATNGEAAQRMHEIFGNQIRPLVSSLVPAAEVGVRGGLIATQILGMALCRFVLRLPPVVEMTRDEIVDWLGPTIQRYLGLPEG
- a CDS encoding FAD-dependent oxidoreductase, translated to MKDTDVLVVGAGPTGLTLAAALLVRGIRVTLVDQVAEGANTSRAAAVNARTLEVLGELDVARRMVKAGLIAPRFTMREGRRILFPVDFSELPTEHPYTLMLSQADTERLLLERLHELGGEVVRPKALHRVTQDANGVTATFDDGDTVRARYAVGADGMHSTVRTEAGIGFAGGEFAESFTLADVRVTGEAPRDEVILFYAKDGLTVLAPLPGDIFRVVAPTADAPQLPSVQFVQALLDTRGFGAGRTVVTELVWGSRFHIHHRVADSYRAGRLLLAGDAAHVHSPAGGQGMNLGITDAVALADALTEVLHGGPDAALDAYSAAQRRRAERVLKLTGRLTRVATLPRPLRPLRNTGMRLAAEVPAVRRQLAVRLSGLATE